CGCGATACTCCAGCGCCAGCGCACGGGCAAACAGACAGAACAGCATCAGAAACAGCGGCACATAAACCGCGTTGAAAATCTGCGCATATGCGGCGGGAAACAGCGCCAGCAGCGCCCCGGCGGTGAGCACAATCCAGGTTTCATTGGCATCCCACACCGGCAGGATCGACTGCACCAGACGCCGTCGGTCGTCGTCGTCATCGAACCACGGCAAAATAATGCCGACGCCGAGATCGGTGCCGTCGAGCATGACATAGAGCAGCAGTGAAAACGCCACCACCGCGGCGGAAAGATCGTCAAGACTCATGCCCGGTCCTCCCGACTGGTGTGCAGCTCATCGCTGAGCGTGCGCCCTTCGGCGCTGTTTATCACGCGAACGAGATAGTGCATGCCCACGCCAAAGCTCAGCAGATAGACCACAATCACCCCACTGAATGAGAAGATCACCGACGATCGTGCCAGGGATGCCACGCTCTCTGCGGTGCGCACCAGGCCATACACCGTCCACGGCTGACGTCCCATCTCCGTGACCACCCAGCCCGCCAGCATGGCGATAAAGCCTGCGGGCGTCAGGCAAACCAGCCATTTCAGAAAGCCGCGCCGCCACAGCCGATCTCCACGACGCAGCCAGAGCGCGGCCACGCTGGTCAGCAGCATTACGACGCCCAGCCCGACCATAATGCGAAAGGCGAAAAACACCGGCAGCACCGGCGGCTGATTTTGCGGCGGAAACTCGCTCAGGCTGGCGATCTCACCGCTGAGATTATGGCGCAGATAGAGCGAGCCCAACCGGGGAATCGCCAGCTCGGCGTGATTCTTCTGTTCCTGCTGATCCGGTATGGCGAACAGCCGCAGCGGCTCTCCTTCGCCGGGCGCTGGCCGGTGCCAGCTGCCTTCCATCGCCGCCAGCTTAGTCGGTTGATGATCACGGGTATTTTCACCGTGCAGATCGCCGACGATCACCTGTAATGGCGTCACGATCAACACCAGCCACAGCGCCCACGACGTAATGCATTTTGCCGCGCGATCGTCAGCATGATGCAACAGGCGCCACGCGCCGACGCCCGCCAGCAAGAAGCTGGTGCCGATCAGCGCCGCCAGCGTCATATGCGTCAGCCGCCACGGGAACGATGGCGATGAGAGCACGGTGAGCCAGCTCTCGGCGTGAAATACGCCGCTGTCATCGCGGATAAAGCCCACCGGCGTCTGCATCCAGGAGTTAGCGGCGAGGATCCAGAAAGTGCTGATCAACGCGCCCAGCGCCACCAGACAGGTGACGGCAAAGTGTAATTTGGGGTTGATCTTGCCCATGCCAAACAGCATCACGCCGGTCAGCCCCGATTCCAGAAAGAAGGCGACGAGGATTTCATAAAACATCAGTGGGCCAATCACGCCGCCCACCTGATGAGCAAATGGGCTCCAGTTGGTGCCAAACTGGAACTCCATCACCACGCCGGATACCGCGCCAATCGCCACGGTAAGCGAAAAAATGCGCATCCAGAACTGCAACGCCTGCCAGTGATGCTGCCGTCCATGGCGCAGCCAGGCGCCCTCCAGCAGCACCAGAAACAGCCCTAACCCCAGCGTAAATGCCGCGAGCACAATGTGCATGCCGATGGTTAGCGCAAATTGCATACGCGACAGCAGCAGCACCACATCGTTATCAGGCATGGCTTGGCTTACCGCTGTAACGGCTGATCGGTTTCTCAGCCGGTTTGTTGATTTCGCGGCCAAAGGCGCGCATGCCGGCCATCACCGGCTTAACGCCCTGCCACAGCTCTTCATCGTTCAGCATTTTGATGATGCCGCGAATGCCCGGCGCGCTTTTCTCCGCGGGCGCGTGCGCATTCTCACGCATGCCTTTAGCGGCGGCGGTCACCGCCAGCAGCAGCGGATTAAAATCCTCCGGTGGAATGGTCGCCAGTGCCTTGAACAGCAGGGTCAGGTTCTGCATTGCGTTCAGCGATCCAGGCTGATTCAGGCCATCCACCAGCACTTTGGCGATCTGCGTATTGGCGTTGACCATGTCAGTGGCGAGGCGCAAAAAGCCGTGTTGATGCAGGCTCTCAATCAGCTTTTCCATCGCTTCGGCGGCGGTAGGTTCGGTGCGCGTTGGCGGCACCTCATAGCTCATACGTTCAGCCATCAGAATTTCTCCGGGTGTTCAGTGTGTTCAGGCGGCAGCGTATAGCCCGCCTGCTGCCATTTATCCTCGACCGGCAGGTGATCGAGCGGGGTGCGCTGGCCGTAACGGAAGTTATGCGGCGGGAGCGGCGCAACCTGCGGCGGACGATCGAGCTTTTGCAGATTAATCGCGATCTCTTTATACGCTGGCGTGCGCACATCGGGATCGTGATGCTCGCCGGTCAGGCCGTTAACGCCTGGTTTGCCATGATGAATCGGAATAAACAGCACGTTGCCCGCCATGCGTTCGGTGATCACCACCGGCACCTCCAGCGACCCGCGCCGCGAGGTGAGTTTCACCCAGTCGCCCTCCTGCAGGCCGCGCGCCGCCGCCAGCTGCGGGCCAATTTCCACATACCAGTTAGGCGACAGCGAGGTGATACGGCCACCGGCACCGGTCTGGTTGGTTGACTGGAAATGTTCCAGCATGCGGCCGTTGTTCAGCAGCAGATCGTATTCGGCATCCTCTTCTTCCATCGGCGGCCGCCAGGTAAGCGGATAGAGCCGCGCCTTGCCGTCAGGGAATTTAAAGCCGTCGGTGTAGAGCAGCGGCGTGCTGCTGCCGTCGGCGGTCACCGGCCACAGCTGCGACTGCCAGCCCTCCAGCCGCGCATAGCTGACGCCGGCGAAAATCTCCGCGATGCGTGCCGCTTCCGCCATGATTTCGCCAGGGTGCTGGTAATACCACGGATGGCCCAGGCGACTGGCGAGATCGGTCAGAATCTGCCAGTCCGGGCGGCTGTCGCCCAGCGGCGGCAGCACTTCATAAAAGCGCTGGATCCGCCGTTCGGTGTTCACAAAGGTGCCCTCTTTCTCCACGCTCGGGCTGCCCGGCAATACCACATCAGCAAACTCCGCCGTGCGGCTCATAAAGATATCCTGCACCACCATGAAATCGAGGCGGCTGAACGCTTCATGCACCTTGGTGGAATCGGCATCGGAGAAAGCGGTCTCTTCGCCAATGATGTACATCGCCTTGAGTTTTCGCTCATGGGCGTGCTGCACCATCATGAAGTTATCGGCGCCCACCTCATCGGAGAGCGCTTCCGGTCGCACGCCCCACGCTCGCGCCCATTTCTCACGCACGGCGCTGTCGGTGACCTGTTCGTAACCGGGATAAACGTTACTCAGGCAGCCGAAATCGCTGGCGCCCTGCACGTTGTTATGGCCGCGCATCGGGTAGCCACCGGTGCCGGGACGGCCATAGTTGCCGGTCACCAGCAGTAGATTAGAGAGCGCGGTGCTGGTATCGGCACCGTGGCTGTGTTGGGTAATGCCCATCGCCCACAGCAGGCAGGCGCTTTCCGCCTGACCAATCATCTCGCCCGCCGCCGCCAGCTCATCCACGCTGATACCGGTCAGCGTACTGGCATACTCCAGCGTGAAC
The sequence above is drawn from the Duffyella gerundensis genome and encodes:
- a CDS encoding cytochrome ubiquinol oxidase subunit I → MPDNDVVLLLSRMQFALTIGMHIVLAAFTLGLGLFLVLLEGAWLRHGRQHHWQALQFWMRIFSLTVAIGAVSGVVMEFQFGTNWSPFAHQVGGVIGPLMFYEILVAFFLESGLTGVMLFGMGKINPKLHFAVTCLVALGALISTFWILAANSWMQTPVGFIRDDSGVFHAESWLTVLSSPSFPWRLTHMTLAALIGTSFLLAGVGAWRLLHHADDRAAKCITSWALWLVLIVTPLQVIVGDLHGENTRDHQPTKLAAMEGSWHRPAPGEGEPLRLFAIPDQQEQKNHAELAIPRLGSLYLRHNLSGEIASLSEFPPQNQPPVLPVFFAFRIMVGLGVVMLLTSVAALWLRRGDRLWRRGFLKWLVCLTPAGFIAMLAGWVVTEMGRQPWTVYGLVRTAESVASLARSSVIFSFSGVIVVYLLSFGVGMHYLVRVINSAEGRTLSDELHTSREDRA
- a CDS encoding DUF1641 domain-containing protein; translation: MAERMSYEVPPTRTEPTAAEAMEKLIESLHQHGFLRLATDMVNANTQIAKVLVDGLNQPGSLNAMQNLTLLFKALATIPPEDFNPLLLAVTAAAKGMRENAHAPAEKSAPGIRGIIKMLNDEELWQGVKPVMAGMRAFGREINKPAEKPISRYSGKPSHA